Proteins encoded in a region of the Lemur catta isolate mLemCat1 chromosome 14, mLemCat1.pri, whole genome shotgun sequence genome:
- the CALY gene encoding neuron-specific vesicular protein calcyon, whose protein sequence is MVKLGCSFSGKPGKDPGDQDGAGTDSVPLISPLDVSQLQPPFPDQVVIKTQTEYQLSSPDQLKKFPDLEGQKGNGSQPEEGRKLPTARMIAFAMALLGCVLIMYKAIWYDQYTCPDGFLLRAPRPDLTLSQHKICTPLTLEMYYTEMDPERHRSILAAIGAYPISRKHGTQMPAALAGNSRAAKEEHSGPTQAAAAATHPPGRPSAPGEEEERKTAGSAPPPPPQ, encoded by the exons ATGGTGAAGCTGGGCTGCAGCTTCTCTGGGAAGCCAGGCAAAGACCCCGGGGACCAGGATGGGGCCGGCACGGACAGTGTGCCTCTGATCAGCCCCCTGGATGTCAGCCAGCTGCAGCCACCATTCCCTGACCAG GTGGTCATCAAGACGCAGACGGAATACCAGCTGTCCTCCCCAGACCAGCTGAAGAAGTTCCCTGACCTGGAAGGCCAGAAGGGGAATGGCAGCCAGCCAGAGGAGGGGCGCAAG CTGCCCACAGCGCGGATGATTGCCTTCGCCATGGCACTCCTGGGCTGTGTCCTGATAATGTACAAGGCCATCTGGTACGACCAGTACACCTGCCCGGACGGCTTCCTGCTTCGG GCCCCGCGCCCTGACCTGACCCTCTCGCAGCACAAGATATGCACGCCGCTGACCCTGGAGATGTACTATACCGAGATGGACCCCGAGCGCCACCGCAGCATCCTGGCGGCCATCGGGGCCTACCCGATCAGCCGCAAGCACGGCACGCAGATGCCCGCGGCCTTGGCGGGCAACTCCCGCGCCGCCAAGGAAGAGCACAGCGGGCCCacccaggcggcggcggcggccaccCACCCGCCCGGGAGGCCCTCGGCcccgggggaggaggaggagcggaAGACGGCCGGGAgcgcgccgcccccgcccccccagtGA
- the ZNF511 gene encoding zinc finger protein 511 isoform X1, with protein MQLPPALRTRLAGGPGAAEPLPVERDPAAGAAPFRFAARLVRFPREHEFFEDGDVQRHLYLQDVLSQVAEAPERPRVPEFTCQVAGCCQAFDALEDYEHHYHTLHRNVCSFCRRAFPSGLLLDAHILEWHDSLFQLLSERQDMYQCLVEGCTEKFKTSKARKDHLVRLHLYPADFRFDKPQKGRGPATPGASWHTAAEALGDHREQSEGEAMEVCSEPAAPSPAPAGGRWTYSHRIPSTICFGQGASRGFKSTKKRSKHH; from the exons ATGCAGCTGCCCCCCGCGCTGCGCACCCGCCTGGCGGGGGGGCCCGGGGCAGCGGAGCCGCTGCCCGTGGAGCGGGACCCCGCGGCCGGGGCTGCACCCTTCCGCTTCGCCGCGCGCCTGGTACGCTTCCCGCGGGAGCACGAGTTCTTCGAG GACGGGGACGTGCAGAGACATCTCTACCTCCAGGACGTGCTCTCGCAGGTGGCTGAGGCGCCTGAGAGGCCCAG GGTGCCTGAGTTTACCTGTCAGGTGGCCGGCTGCTGCCAGGCGTTCGACGCTCTGGAGGACTACGAGCACCACTACCACACACTGCACAGAAACGTCTGCTCCTTTTGCAGACGGGCCTTCCCCTCGGGACTCCTGCTTGATGCCCACATCCTGGAGTGGCACGACTCACTCTTCCAGCTCCTGTCTGAGCGGCAGGACATG TACCAGTGCTTGGTGGAAGGCTGCACagagaagttcaagaccagcaaagCCCGGAAGGACCACCTGGTGAGGCTTCACCTGTACCCCGCGGATTTCCGGTTTGACAAGCCACAGAAAGGCAGAGG CCCGGCCACACCAGGGGCCAGCTGGCACACAGCCGCCGAAGCCCTCGGGGACCACAGGGAGCAGTCAGAAGGGGAGGCCATGGAAGTCTGCTCTGAAcccgcagccccctccccagcacctgcGGGTGGGAGGTGGACCTACAGCCACAG gatACCTTCTACCATCTGTTTTGGACAGGGTGCATCTCGAGGATTTAAAAGCACCAAGAAAAGAAGCAAACACCACTGA